From a single Shewanella denitrificans OS217 genomic region:
- a CDS encoding glycoside hydrolase family 15 protein, with product MTGLTITTKKSQLSVLVASALLSTSIALSGCTPDAPSALSENSALSENSVLSETWAPGAPGAEPTWAFAGKTGIGTAYEPYVDGKYQAQAANPVSKVWFSVAQGILTETMYGLIHNAQLKELQFVMTGKGFIDTEKDHTTSSIEYLHQDDQGRPQSLAYKITNKDIEGKYQIEKHIFTNPDNDSLMMKVIFTAFEAGITPHLYVNPHIDNSGANDSATIEDGALIAQTLAADSTVMTVKTSTEFVSASAGFVGVSDGLSDLMDNGKLDWRYTNTGKQAGNVALTAQYPELTMNTPLEFDLVIGFAADKASSLATANASLAQGSDAVLSAYLGNDSHLGWKDYLASLSPLDAMSRSTTDNGKLLYASALVLKAQEDKTHAGALIASLSNPWGDSVSAKVGSTGYKAVWPRDFYQCAMAFLAMGDTQTPKVAFEYLKKVQVTKDTKGYSGTPGWFLQKTHVDGEIEWVGVQLDQTAMPIMLGWKLWQAGVFTDAEISHWYHSMLKPAADFLVNGGKVKLDWNDTHITTPSTQQERWEEQLGFSPSTTAAVIAGLVAASDIGALAKDEQAQQYLEFAKKLEAKLETQMVTQNGLLGQESEIDANTEKNHSEIDKPAPYYVRISPQGDPNTAIKLLDNNGKPGLDQRLILDAGFLELVRYGVRDAKDPIIANSLALVDLELEDNLRLKYLFSAKDGSTVPGYRRYGNDGYGEDTQTGLSYAENGNTADQRGRVWPFFTGERGHYELALALSGTLVDGKLDAQRKQALINTYVQGMETFANEGLMLPEQVWDGVGNSTRYGYRLGQGTNSATPLAWTHAEYVKLVRSMTDEALWDHYPKVSATFSK from the coding sequence ATGACAGGGTTAACCATTACCACTAAAAAAAGCCAACTTTCAGTACTCGTTGCCAGCGCACTATTAAGCACGAGTATCGCCTTAAGCGGTTGTACGCCGGATGCACCTTCAGCCTTAAGTGAAAACTCAGCCTTAAGTGAAAATTCAGTCTTAAGTGAAACTTGGGCCCCAGGTGCGCCAGGCGCAGAACCCACCTGGGCCTTTGCGGGTAAAACCGGCATTGGCACGGCCTATGAGCCCTATGTAGACGGCAAGTACCAAGCACAAGCAGCAAATCCTGTCAGTAAAGTCTGGTTCTCTGTGGCCCAAGGCATTTTAACCGAAACCATGTATGGCCTTATTCATAATGCCCAGTTAAAAGAACTGCAGTTTGTGATGACAGGCAAAGGCTTTATCGATACCGAAAAAGACCACACCACAAGCAGCATTGAATATTTACACCAAGATGACCAAGGCCGGCCGCAATCCCTTGCCTATAAAATAACCAATAAAGATATCGAAGGTAAATATCAGATAGAAAAGCACATTTTCACTAATCCTGATAACGACAGCCTAATGATGAAGGTGATATTTACCGCCTTCGAAGCGGGCATTACCCCTCACCTTTATGTGAACCCCCATATCGACAACAGCGGCGCCAATGACAGCGCGACAATAGAAGATGGTGCACTAATCGCCCAAACCCTAGCCGCAGACTCAACTGTGATGACAGTGAAAACCAGCACTGAATTTGTCAGCGCAAGCGCAGGCTTTGTTGGGGTATCCGATGGCTTATCGGATTTAATGGATAACGGTAAGCTCGACTGGCGCTACACCAATACCGGCAAACAAGCGGGCAACGTAGCGCTAACGGCTCAGTATCCTGAGCTCACAATGAATACCCCGCTGGAATTTGATCTTGTCATAGGTTTTGCAGCCGATAAAGCCTCAAGCCTTGCCACGGCAAACGCCAGTTTAGCCCAAGGATCGGACGCTGTGCTTAGCGCCTATTTAGGTAATGACAGTCACCTTGGCTGGAAAGATTATTTAGCTAGCCTTAGCCCCCTTGATGCCATGAGTCGCAGCACCACAGATAATGGCAAACTCTTGTACGCCAGCGCATTAGTGCTTAAGGCCCAAGAAGATAAGACCCATGCGGGCGCACTTATCGCCTCGCTCTCAAATCCTTGGGGTGACAGTGTTTCGGCTAAGGTTGGCAGCACAGGTTACAAGGCCGTGTGGCCGCGAGACTTTTATCAATGCGCCATGGCCTTCTTAGCCATGGGTGACACCCAAACGCCGAAGGTGGCGTTCGAATACCTTAAAAAAGTGCAAGTGACCAAAGACACAAAAGGTTATAGCGGCACGCCTGGATGGTTTTTACAAAAGACCCATGTGGACGGTGAAATTGAATGGGTAGGTGTGCAGTTAGATCAAACCGCCATGCCCATCATGCTCGGCTGGAAACTCTGGCAGGCTGGGGTATTCACCGACGCCGAAATAAGCCATTGGTATCACAGCATGTTAAAACCTGCGGCAGATTTTTTGGTTAATGGCGGCAAGGTGAAGCTCGACTGGAATGACACTCACATCACCACCCCCAGCACTCAGCAAGAACGCTGGGAGGAGCAGCTTGGCTTCTCGCCATCAACCACAGCGGCGGTGATTGCAGGCTTAGTGGCGGCAAGCGATATTGGCGCCCTCGCCAAAGATGAACAGGCACAGCAATACCTTGAATTTGCTAAAAAGCTTGAAGCGAAACTTGAAACTCAGATGGTGACCCAAAATGGTTTATTGGGGCAAGAGTCTGAGATTGATGCAAACACTGAAAAAAATCACTCTGAAATAGACAAACCCGCACCTTATTATGTGCGCATCAGTCCCCAAGGTGACCCGAATACGGCAATAAAACTCTTAGATAACAATGGCAAACCAGGCTTAGATCAAAGACTAATTTTAGATGCGGGCTTCTTAGAATTAGTCCGCTATGGCGTGCGTGATGCAAAGGACCCCATCATAGCCAATAGCCTTGCCTTAGTGGATCTTGAGCTTGAAGATAACTTAAGGCTTAAATATTTGTTCAGCGCCAAAGATGGCAGCACAGTGCCAGGCTATCGCCGCTATGGCAATGATGGTTATGGTGAGGACACCCAAACCGGCCTAAGTTACGCAGAAAACGGCAATACCGCAGATCAGCGCGGCAGAGTCTGGCCATTTTTCACTGGCGAGCGCGGTCATTACGAGCTGGCATTAGCGTTATCGGGCACCTTAGTTGATGGCAAACTGGATGCTCAGCGTAAACAGGCTTTGATTAACACTTATGTTCAAGGCATGGAAACCTTCGCCAATGAGGGCTTGATGCTACCCGAGCAAGTGTGGGATGGCGTGGGCAATAGCACACGTTATGGTTATCGTTTGGGTCAAGGCACTAACTCGGCAACCCCCCTTGCCTGGACTCACGCCGAATACGTGAAATTAGTGCGTTCGATGACAGATGAAGCCTTGTGGGATCATTATCCAAAAGTCAGCGCGACCTTTAGTAAATAA
- a CDS encoding MarR family winged helix-turn-helix transcriptional regulator, whose product MKRSESLTYLITHLNHGLQNELDSRLKRYQLDTKLWPVLFALWQEEGLSQTELSKRCDVANYTMTRLLDQLQVLGFITRHQEEDNRRAFQIFLTDPGKALESDLTLEAERVDELYLSQLSPIEQQNLMALLNKMNQ is encoded by the coding sequence TTGAAACGTAGCGAAAGTTTGACTTACCTTATTACTCACCTTAACCATGGGCTGCAAAACGAGCTCGATAGCCGCTTAAAGCGCTATCAGCTGGATACTAAGTTGTGGCCTGTGTTGTTTGCCCTGTGGCAAGAAGAGGGCTTGAGTCAGACTGAGCTGTCAAAACGTTGTGATGTGGCCAATTACACTATGACAAGGCTTTTGGATCAGCTGCAAGTGCTGGGGTTTATTACCCGCCATCAGGAAGAAGATAACCGCCGCGCCTTTCAAATATTCCTCACCGATCCCGGTAAAGCCCTAGAAAGCGATCTCACCCTGGAAGCTGAGCGGGTGGATGAATTGTACCTCAGTCAATTGAGTCCAATAGAGCAGCAAAACTTGATGGCACTGCTGAACAAGATGAATCAATAG
- a CDS encoding glutaredoxin family protein, producing MFVIRWILGRIILLLNAVFAPKPLTRTAEAQAHVAQKSQALSLYQYPACPFCVKVRRTMRRQNLPIQTVNAKQDEHKQVLVNHGGKLQVPCLRIEKDGQVQWLYESSTIINYLNDEFA from the coding sequence ATGTTTGTGATCCGTTGGATTTTAGGTCGAATCATTTTGTTATTAAATGCGGTTTTTGCCCCCAAGCCATTGACTCGCACTGCAGAGGCACAGGCTCACGTTGCCCAGAAAAGCCAAGCCCTGTCTTTGTATCAATATCCAGCCTGCCCATTTTGCGTTAAAGTGCGCCGCACTATGAGACGCCAGAATTTACCTATCCAAACTGTGAATGCTAAGCAAGATGAGCATAAGCAAGTGCTGGTTAATCATGGTGGTAAGCTGCAAGTTCCTTGTCTTCGAATTGAAAAAGACGGCCAAGTGCAGTGGCTCTATGAATCATCGACCATCATCAACTACCTGAATGATGAATTTGCTTAA
- a CDS encoding D-2-hydroxyglutarate dehydrogenase YdiJ produces MLPQLSHQQTLEPVYLAFLDALEQSEFEGDIDKRYSARLVQATDNSVYQFLPQGVIYPKDQQDLCLLLTLAANPLYQAVTFSPRGGGTGTNGQSLTHGLIVDLSRYFNKVLEINAEEGWARVQTGVVKDAFNDALRPHGFFFSPDLSTSNRATLGGMINTDASGAGSLVYGKTSDHVLGLTSVLIDGSVLTTTPVSLAELDNNNANSNPLGLEISNVIAKVCRDKRELIERQFPKLNRFLTGYDLKHVWNDELTQFDLSRILTGSEGTLAFITEAKVSLTPLPKSRVMVNIKYDSFESALRHAPALVTAQATVVETVDSKVLNLAREDIIWHSVSEHIQAVPNKVIEGLNMVEFAGDEQTVADKVASLEATLKQQLETEACGIVGFQITADKPSIEQIYAMRKKAVGLLGATKGSRKPIAFAEDTAVPPENLADFIMEFRALLDGHQLQYGMFGHVDAGVLHVRPALDMCDENDEKLLKLISDEVAALTLKYGGLMWGEHGKGVRGEYGPAVFGAELYGVLEQIKGLFDPNNRLNPGKLVAPKDTGPLMFNVDSAKRGSFDRQIPINVRQAFPDVMNCNGNGLCFNYSSYSPMCPSFKVTGERIHSPKGRTSLMREWLRLLEAEGVDVNALAKSKPLGWLQRAQNTIKSQQEYDYSHEVMESLQGCLACKSCSSQCPVKVDVPKFRAQFFDIYYKRYLRPAKDYLVAGIEDALPLMATMPKLINLASQHRLSRWAIEKALGYVDSPALSVPTLKQRLHGHSSRGYDLEALQAIPEDARSQYVLVVQDPFNSFYNAKLVHNFIRLIEAMGLKPVLLPFKPNGKPTHIKGFLEKFAKMAQSSADFLNQLQALGMPMVGLDPALVLCYRDEYHEILGKSRGDFEVKLANEWLIDAIKQVPSLPATDKRFTWFSHCTESTAKPNTGKEWSTIFKHFGADCQSVALGCCGMAGTYGHEKVNLDNSKQLFAMSWQPSLEKVTDKATVLVSGFSCRSQVKRFAEFAPKHPVEALLELVNQAQA; encoded by the coding sequence ATGTTGCCTCAGCTGTCACATCAACAAACCTTAGAACCTGTTTATTTAGCTTTTTTAGATGCACTCGAGCAAAGTGAATTTGAAGGAGACATAGATAAGCGCTACAGCGCTCGATTAGTTCAGGCAACGGACAATTCTGTATACCAATTTTTGCCTCAAGGGGTGATTTACCCTAAGGATCAACAGGATTTATGCCTGCTGCTCACGCTAGCGGCAAACCCTCTATACCAAGCGGTCACCTTCAGCCCCAGAGGCGGTGGTACAGGCACCAATGGTCAGTCGTTAACCCATGGGTTAATTGTTGATTTATCACGTTATTTCAATAAAGTATTAGAAATCAACGCCGAAGAAGGTTGGGCAAGAGTGCAAACTGGCGTGGTCAAAGATGCCTTCAACGATGCATTGCGCCCACACGGGTTCTTTTTTAGCCCAGATTTATCCACCTCAAATCGCGCTACCTTAGGCGGGATGATCAATACCGACGCCTCAGGCGCAGGCTCCTTAGTGTACGGTAAGACCTCTGATCATGTGCTTGGGCTTACCAGCGTGTTAATCGATGGCAGTGTGTTAACGACCACGCCAGTAAGCTTAGCTGAGCTTGATAACAACAATGCTAATAGCAATCCACTTGGGCTTGAAATAAGCAATGTTATTGCCAAAGTGTGCCGGGATAAGCGGGAGTTGATTGAACGCCAATTTCCCAAATTAAACCGTTTCTTAACCGGGTACGATCTCAAGCACGTGTGGAATGATGAATTAACTCAGTTTGATTTATCGCGCATTTTAACCGGCTCAGAAGGCACCTTGGCGTTCATCACTGAAGCCAAAGTGTCATTAACGCCGCTGCCAAAATCTCGGGTGATGGTCAATATCAAATACGACTCCTTCGAGTCGGCCCTGCGGCATGCGCCTGCCTTGGTGACGGCCCAGGCCACCGTGGTTGAAACCGTCGACTCCAAAGTGCTTAACCTTGCCCGCGAAGACATTATTTGGCATTCGGTAAGTGAACACATTCAAGCCGTGCCCAACAAGGTGATTGAAGGGCTTAATATGGTGGAGTTTGCCGGTGACGAGCAAACGGTTGCCGATAAAGTTGCCAGCCTTGAAGCGACGCTCAAGCAGCAGCTTGAGACAGAAGCCTGCGGCATTGTGGGGTTTCAAATCACCGCCGATAAGCCCAGTATCGAGCAAATCTATGCCATGCGTAAAAAAGCCGTGGGGCTGTTGGGCGCCACCAAAGGCAGTCGTAAGCCCATCGCCTTTGCTGAAGATACTGCTGTGCCCCCTGAGAACCTAGCCGATTTCATCATGGAATTCAGGGCATTGCTCGATGGTCATCAGTTGCAATACGGCATGTTTGGTCATGTGGATGCGGGTGTATTACATGTGCGTCCTGCCCTTGATATGTGTGACGAAAACGATGAAAAACTTCTTAAGCTAATTTCCGATGAAGTGGCGGCGCTCACCCTTAAATACGGCGGCCTGATGTGGGGTGAGCACGGCAAAGGGGTGCGCGGTGAATATGGCCCTGCGGTATTTGGTGCTGAGCTATATGGGGTGCTTGAGCAAATCAAAGGCTTGTTCGATCCTAATAATCGCTTAAACCCAGGTAAGCTGGTGGCCCCAAAAGATACTGGTCCCTTGATGTTTAATGTGGACAGCGCCAAGCGCGGCAGCTTTGACCGACAAATACCTATTAACGTAAGGCAAGCCTTCCCCGATGTGATGAACTGTAACGGCAATGGCTTGTGTTTTAACTACAGCAGTTACTCGCCCATGTGCCCTTCGTTTAAAGTGACAGGTGAGCGCATCCATTCCCCCAAAGGCCGCACTAGCTTAATGCGTGAATGGTTAAGACTACTGGAAGCCGAAGGGGTGGATGTCAACGCCTTAGCCAAATCTAAGCCCTTAGGCTGGCTGCAACGGGCGCAGAACACCATCAAGAGTCAGCAAGAGTATGACTACTCCCACGAAGTGATGGAGTCCTTACAGGGGTGTTTAGCCTGTAAGTCTTGCTCTAGCCAATGTCCAGTAAAAGTGGACGTACCTAAGTTCAGGGCACAATTTTTTGATATTTATTACAAACGTTATTTGCGTCCCGCAAAAGATTATTTAGTGGCAGGCATTGAAGATGCATTGCCCCTAATGGCGACCATGCCAAAACTCATAAACTTAGCTTCTCAGCATAGATTAAGCCGCTGGGCCATTGAGAAAGCCCTAGGTTATGTGGACTCGCCGGCGTTATCTGTGCCGACCCTAAAGCAACGCCTTCATGGCCACAGTAGCCGCGGCTATGATTTAGAGGCGTTGCAGGCCATTCCAGAAGATGCGCGCAGCCAATATGTGCTGGTGGTGCAAGACCCTTTCAACAGTTTCTATAATGCTAAATTGGTGCATAACTTTATTCGCCTTATCGAGGCCATGGGCTTAAAGCCTGTGCTTTTGCCCTTCAAACCTAACGGTAAGCCCACCCACATCAAGGGCTTTTTAGAAAAATTTGCCAAGATGGCCCAATCCAGCGCCGATTTCCTCAATCAGTTACAGGCGCTGGGCATGCCCATGGTGGGCTTAGATCCTGCCCTGGTCTTGTGTTATCGGGACGAATACCATGAAATACTCGGCAAAAGTCGGGGTGATTTTGAGGTGAAACTCGCCAATGAATGGCTCATTGATGCCATAAAGCAAGTGCCCAGTTTACCGGCGACGGATAAGCGTTTTACCTGGTTTAGCCACTGCACCGAATCCACCGCTAAGCCCAATACTGGCAAAGAGTGGAGCACCATTTTTAAGCACTTTGGTGCCGATTGCCAGTCTGTGGCACTAGGTTGTTGTGGTATGGCCGGCACCTATGGTCATGAAAAGGTCAATTTGGATAATTCCAAGCAATTGTTTGCCATGTCTTGGCAACCAAGTCTTGAGAAAGTGACCGACAAGGCCACTGTGCTAGTGTCAGGGTTTTCCTGTCGCAGCCAAGTGAAACGCTTTGCCGAGTTTGCGCCTAAGCATCCGGTTGAGGCCTTACTTGAACTGGTTAATCAGGCTCAAGCGTGA
- the ppsA gene encoding phosphoenolpyruvate synthase — MQQYILWYQELGMGDVDKVGGKNASLGEMISNLANAGVQVPGGFATTSHAFNEFLEQSGVNQKIYDVLNNLDVDDVKALAKVGAQIRQWVIDTPFQPELETAIRQAYEKLASETTEASFAVRSSATAEDMPDASFAGQQETFLNVKGFDSVLVAIKHVYASLFNDRAISYRVHQGYEHHGVALSAGVQRMVRSDKASSGVMFTMDTESGNNDVVFITSSFGLGEMVVQGAVNPDEFYVHKPILSQGHDAVVRRNIGSKLIQMVYSDDAAHGKQVKIEDVASEQRRQFSINDAEVMELAKQAMVIEQHYGRPMDIEWAKDGNDGKLYIVQARPETVRSREDVQLIERYHLKTKGTVMCEGRAIGHKIGTGVAKVLSSIADMDQIEPGDVLVTDMTDPDWEPIMKRASAIVTNRGGRTCHAAIIARELGVPAVVGCGDVTDRIKTGDIVTVSCAEGDTGFIYSGKQDFEIITNRVDSLPDLPMKIMMNVGNPDRAFDFARLPNEGVGLARLEFIINRMIGIHPKALLEFNQQDAALQTEINEMIAGYDSPVEYYIARLVEGIATIASAFYPKKVIVRMSDFKSNEYANLVGGDRYEPEEENPMLGFRGASRYISESFRDCFALECEAIKRVRNKMGLTNVEIMIPFVRTVSEAAQVIDLLKAEGLERGKDGLRVIMMCELPSNALLADQFLEHFDGFSIGSNDLTQLTLGLDRDSGIISHLFDERNDAVKALLAMAIKAAKAKGAYVGICGQGPSDHADFAAWLVEQGIDTVSLNPDTVIDTWLYLAKEHAKG, encoded by the coding sequence CAACAATTTGGATGTAGACGATGTCAAAGCACTTGCTAAAGTGGGTGCACAGATCAGACAGTGGGTTATCGACACCCCGTTTCAGCCCGAGTTAGAAACCGCGATTCGCCAAGCTTACGAGAAATTGGCCAGCGAAACCACAGAAGCCTCTTTCGCCGTGCGCTCATCAGCCACAGCAGAAGACATGCCAGACGCCTCATTTGCAGGCCAACAAGAAACCTTCCTAAACGTAAAAGGCTTCGACTCTGTGTTGGTGGCCATTAAACACGTTTATGCTTCCTTATTTAATGACCGCGCGATTTCTTATCGTGTACACCAAGGCTACGAGCACCACGGCGTAGCATTATCGGCCGGTGTACAGCGCATGGTGCGTTCAGACAAAGCCTCATCCGGGGTGATGTTCACCATGGACACCGAATCTGGCAACAATGATGTGGTGTTTATCACTTCATCATTTGGTCTAGGTGAAATGGTGGTGCAGGGCGCGGTTAACCCTGATGAATTTTATGTTCACAAGCCCATTCTAAGCCAAGGCCATGACGCAGTAGTGCGTCGTAATATCGGCAGCAAGCTTATTCAGATGGTTTACTCAGATGATGCCGCTCATGGTAAGCAAGTTAAGATTGAAGACGTGGCAAGCGAGCAGCGCCGTCAGTTCTCAATCAACGATGCTGAAGTCATGGAGCTGGCTAAGCAAGCTATGGTTATCGAGCAACATTATGGTCGTCCAATGGACATCGAATGGGCAAAAGACGGTAATGATGGCAAGCTTTATATCGTTCAGGCGCGTCCTGAAACCGTGCGTAGCCGTGAAGATGTGCAACTTATCGAGCGTTATCACCTCAAGACCAAGGGCACTGTGATGTGCGAAGGTCGCGCTATCGGTCATAAAATCGGTACTGGCGTGGCTAAAGTCTTGTCTTCAATCGCAGATATGGATCAAATTGAGCCAGGCGATGTACTGGTAACCGACATGACAGATCCCGACTGGGAACCTATCATGAAGCGCGCTAGCGCGATTGTGACTAACCGCGGCGGCCGTACTTGCCATGCTGCGATTATCGCTCGTGAATTAGGCGTGCCAGCGGTTGTCGGTTGTGGCGATGTCACTGACCGCATCAAGACGGGTGATATTGTGACTGTGTCATGTGCCGAAGGCGACACAGGATTTATCTACTCAGGTAAGCAAGATTTTGAAATCATCACCAATCGCGTCGATTCATTGCCCGATTTACCGATGAAAATAATGATGAACGTGGGTAACCCAGACAGAGCCTTTGATTTTGCTCGTCTGCCAAACGAAGGCGTAGGCCTTGCCCGTTTAGAGTTCATCATCAACCGCATGATAGGTATTCACCCTAAAGCCTTGCTCGAGTTTAATCAGCAAGATGCGGCGCTACAAACTGAAATCAACGAGATGATCGCAGGTTATGACTCACCGGTTGAGTACTACATTGCCCGTCTGGTTGAAGGTATTGCCACTATCGCTTCTGCTTTCTACCCGAAGAAAGTCATAGTGCGCATGTCTGACTTTAAGTCAAACGAATACGCAAACTTGGTCGGCGGCGATCGCTATGAGCCAGAAGAAGAGAACCCTATGCTGGGCTTCCGTGGTGCTAGCCGCTACATTTCTGAATCATTCCGTGATTGTTTCGCATTAGAATGTGAAGCCATCAAGCGCGTACGTAACAAGATGGGCTTAACTAACGTTGAGATCATGATCCCCTTCGTACGTACGGTAAGCGAAGCGGCTCAGGTCATCGACTTGCTTAAGGCTGAAGGCTTAGAGCGCGGTAAAGATGGTCTTCGGGTCATCATGATGTGTGAATTGCCATCTAATGCCTTGCTTGCGGATCAGTTCCTTGAGCATTTCGATGGATTCTCTATCGGCTCGAACGATTTGACTCAGCTCACTTTAGGCTTAGACAGGGATTCAGGCATCATCAGTCATTTATTTGATGAACGTAACGATGCAGTTAAAGCCTTGTTGGCCATGGCCATCAAAGCGGCAAAAGCCAAAGGTGCCTATGTGGGGATCTGTGGCCAAGGTCCATCGGATCACGCCGACTTCGCTGCATGGCTAGTGGAGCAGGGCATAGACACAGTATCATTAAACCCAGATACAGTGATCGATACCTGGTTATACCTAGCTAAAGAACACGCTAAGGGTTAA
- a CDS encoding DUF1285 domain-containing protein, which translates to MTEPKPVKQDKPKLKQETPEQAKLQAQTSESGERALRQFLPEHVPLCDDLSQAPLFDIDGEGNWHYLSSPLPAKFAKLFASILYCIEGQHYLITPVEKLRVQLVASPLVMVDYEVIEGDKLKFISSIGIEYSVLIRDIDIKHDGIHLPLARGLTARLGRACYYRYINEFIVNASQDTGLMGS; encoded by the coding sequence GTGACAGAGCCTAAGCCGGTAAAACAGGATAAACCCAAGCTTAAGCAAGAGACGCCTGAGCAAGCCAAGTTGCAAGCACAGACGTCAGAGTCCGGCGAGCGAGCATTGAGGCAGTTTTTACCGGAACATGTTCCCCTGTGTGATGACCTTAGTCAGGCGCCCTTGTTTGACATAGACGGCGAGGGAAACTGGCACTATTTATCCAGCCCCTTGCCGGCTAAATTTGCCAAGCTGTTTGCCAGTATTTTATATTGCATAGAGGGGCAGCACTACCTGATAACCCCGGTTGAGAAGTTACGGGTACAGCTAGTCGCATCGCCTTTGGTTATGGTCGACTATGAAGTGATTGAAGGTGATAAACTCAAATTTATCAGCAGTATAGGCATCGAGTACTCAGTGCTGATTCGCGATATTGACATCAAGCATGACGGCATTCATTTACCCTTAGCGCGAGGTTTAACGGCGCGCCTAGGCCGCGCCTGCTATTATCGCTATATCAATGAGTTTATTGTTAATGCAAGTCAAGATACTGGCTTAATGGGCAGTTAG